Proteins encoded by one window of Aphis gossypii isolate Hap1 chromosome X, ASM2018417v2, whole genome shotgun sequence:
- the LOC126552658 gene encoding uncharacterized protein LOC126552658 — MHLEQYAMFSVDLVTSTEYFEGYGETIMSLRWHGRLLNVLDDINNVPFYQGNLEYFDNNAVVFGGLIFANVAFLQHCAPYFRQARVVAVDRTFSVLPRYPADVEQFVTIHVILDNISVPVLYAILNRRTENVYIRLWQFLRRDLPFDIFDWENLQIITDFETAMRNAVRRIVPQCRLIGCWFHFSQVCI; from the exons ATGCACTTAGAGCAATACGCCATGTTCAGCGTAGATTTAGTCACAAGTACCGAATACTTTGAGGGCTATGGAGAGACTATTATGTCTTTAAGATGGCATGGACGTCTCTTAAACGTATTGGATGATATTAACAATGTCCCATTCTATCAAGGTAATCTTGAATACTTTGATAATAATGCAGTTGTGTTTGGTGGTTTAATATTTGCTAATGTGGCATTTCTTCAACACTGTGCACCATATTTTCGCCAAGCTCGAGTTGTAGCAGTAGATAGGACATTTAGTGTTCTTCCTCGTTACCCAGCTGATGTGGAGCAGTTTGTCACTATTCATGTGATATTAGACAACATT TCTGTTCCTGTATTATATGCCATTCTGAACCGCAGAacagaaaatgtatatattcggTTATGGCAATTCTTGAGAAGAGATTTGCCATTCGATATTTTTGATTgggaaaatttacaaattattaccgACTTTGAAACCGCAATGCGTAATGCAGTAAGGAGAATTGTACCGCAATGCAGACTGATTGGATGTTGGTTCCATTTTAGTCAggtctgtatataa
- the LOC126551923 gene encoding uncharacterized protein LOC126551923, with protein sequence MIEKEQQCEAFIESKKCLDFILNEVEKDMDKSFICDVLHLQNSNIIFNSGYNFPLNCNENEYFFKNIMVNTNKITQIFNETKAQSESNLWVKIRNDRISASLKAHKIKSCKDLSIQNQNKLAISLLTNKNLGYQGKINVAYGKQFENIALDFYSKSFNTSVIKCGVIIHSKNTWLCASPDGIVVEHGKLVKVLEVKCPISCKDKPIFNSVNNTLNVSYLKYEKNQICLKKNHQYYTQCQILMYCSGLDKCDFLVYNKIDPIIITIDKNDMFLKKILIRLEYFYFNFYLQKLIKS encoded by the coding sequence ATGATTGAAAAAGAACAGCAATGTGAAGCATTTattgaaagtaaaaaatgtttagattttattttgaatgaagTAGAAAAGGATATGGACAAAAGCTTTATATGTGATGTGTTACACTTGCAaaacagtaatataatttttaactcagGCTATAACTTCcctttaaattgtaatgagaatgaatacttttttaaaaacattatggttaatactaataaaataacacaaatatttaatgaaacaaaGGCACAATCTGAAAGTAATTTATGGGTCAAAATTAGAAATGATAGAATATCAGCTAGTCTTAAGgctcataaaattaaatcatgtaaagatttatctattcaaaatcaaaataaattagccatatctcttttaactaataaaaatttaggttATCAAGGTAAAATTAACGTTGCTTACggtaaacaatttgaaaacatagctttagatttttattctaaaagttTCAATACTTCAGTTATTAAATGTGGAGTTATTATTCATTCCAAAAATACATGGCTTTGTGCTAGCCCTGATGGTATAGTTGTTGAACATGGAAAATTAGTCAAAGTTTTAGAGGTAAAATGTCCCATTTCTTGTAAAgataaaccaatttttaattctgttaataatacattgaatgtgtcttatttaaaatatgaaaaaaaccaaatttgccttaaaaaaaatcaccagtACTACACACAAtgtcaaattttaatgtattgtagTGGTTTGGATAAATGTGACTTTttggtatacaataaaattgatccaattattataactattgacaaaaatgatatgttcttaaaaaaaatattaataagattggaatatttttactttaacttttatttacagAAACTTATAaagtcttaa
- the LOC126551914 gene encoding uncharacterized protein LOC126551914, which produces MSNRICCVVNCSNSYKNTTNVKFYSFPNRPHEKNLKTLWVKAVNRLEINGHIWQPKSHSLICSNHFVGNKKSKDPSSPSYVPSLFPQVYKKKCINEEQTSARYNRNVKRQEAKLKILPVDSFSDIPLGDSEFNTLNTLVCTESKSVDVACQVGLDYHDKDSFKFECVFNKSNNDVSTQASIPIDYNYTFKKPNSIDVSCGPDVSSIHLNYFQGFHSIDNESQLKDLTGTTFKVFKLLLSLTLDSTCSTISKENRLLMFLIKIKLGITYSAISVLFNVNRTTVTRIFYNILNSLVTKTKEFIFWPNKKTILETLPKSFKKNYPNCRCIIDCTEIKTEQPNTVEQRVHMYSRYKNAYTVKVLIAITPNGLICFLSKCYGGKASDTFITNDSGFLLKLEPGDEVLADKGFPGIKVPCDEKQSILVMPPILHNGWFTEEEVIETYNVASVRIHIERVFARLKTYGILNKITSDLLSSIDDIIHICCVLTNLQSPIINE; this is translated from the exons atgagtAACCGAATATGTTGTGTTGTTAATTGTAGCAACtcctataaaaatacaaccaaTGTTAAATTCTACAGTTTTCCCAACAGACCCCATGAGAAAAACTTGAAAACATTGTGGGTAAAAGCTGTAAACCGATTAGA aataaatggTCACATTTGGCAGCCAAAGTCTCATAGTCTCATATGTAGTAATCATTTTgttggaaataaaaaatcaaaagatcCAAGCAGTCCTTCTTATGTGCCTTCCTTGTTTCCTcaagtttataaaaagaaatgtataaatgagGAACAGACAAGTGCTAGGTACAATCGTAATGTGAAACGTCAagaagcaaaattaaaaatattaccagtTGATTCATTTTCAGATATACCATTAGGGGATAGTGAGTTTAACACTTTGAATACACTTGTTTGTACTGAATCAAAATCTGTCGATGTTGCTTGTCAAGTTGGTTTAGATTATCATGACAaagattcatttaaatttgaatgtgtatttaataaatcaaacaatGATGTATCAACTCAAGCATCAATtcctatagattataattatacttttaaaaagccTAATTCCATTGACGTATCTTGTGGTCCTGATGTGtcttcaatacatttaaattattttcaagggTTTCATTCAATTGACAATGAATCTCAACTAAAAGATTTAACTGGCACcacttttaaagtatttaaacttttattatcattaacacTTGATTCAACCTGTAGCACAATTAGTAAGGAAAATaggttattaatgtttttaataaaaattaaacttggtATTACATATTCGGCCATTAGTGttctttttaatgttaatcgtACTACTGTTAcaaggatattttataatattctaaattctttagtaacaaaaacaaaagagTTCATTTTTTGgccaaacaaaaaaactattttggaAACACTACCAAAatctttcaaaaaaaactaCCCTAACTGTCGTTGTATAATTGATTGCACCGAAATTAAAACTGAACAGCCAAATACTGTTGAACAAAGAGTTCACATGTACTCTAGATACAAAAATGCTTATACAGTAAAAGTACTTATTGCTATAACTCCGAAtggtttaatttgttttttatcaaaGTGTTATGGGGGTAAAGCAAGTGATACGTTTATTACCAACGATAGtgggtttttattaaaactagaaCCTGGAGATGAAGTGTTAGCAGATAAAGGGTTCCCGGGTATCAAGGTCCCTTGTGATGAAAAACAAAGTATATTAGTAATGCCACCTATTCTTCATAATGGATGGTTTACAGAAGAAGAGGTGATTGAAACTTACAATGTAGCTAGTGTACGTATACACATTGAAAGGGTGTTTGCCAGATTAAAAACTTAtggtatattgaataaaatcacCTCAGATTTACTTTCTTCTATTGACGACATCATACACATATGTTGTGTACTAACCAATTTACAAAGccctataataaatgaataa
- the LOC126552659 gene encoding uncharacterized protein LOC126552659, giving the protein MEQVIINNNNIIIHLLEEEEEEEIMYTHRKPISNLFKTREKEGFFKVLINSHLRENKNKFREFFRLNYDQFNFILALVKDDITLPASNRIKNPISSDEKLAVTLRYLATGESFRSLSFAFRISHSYISIIVKDTLSTLKKHLMPIFLPDLSTIDLNKKASEFCTKWNFPNCVLAIDGKHVRIRCPEKTGSLFFNYKDYFSIVMLAMVDANYKFIAVDVGSFGREGDSGIFLKSNMGQQILDGSFGFPERKQLPGSDKILPHVIVGDEAFRLHPNIMKPYTRQSARHDKSKAVFNYRLSRARRVTENAFGLLSQIFRVFYQPINIDPMTCDDLILVTCCLHNLLREAYLEENGQPFFEERKSSTTFQINNLLPITRGGGFTNAEGFLVRDYFKDFFNNEGSVSWQEDK; this is encoded by the exons ATGGaacaagttattataaataataataatataattatacatttattagaaGAGGAGGAAGAAGaagaaataatgtatacacacaGGAAGCCAATAAGtaatctatttaaaacaaGAGAAAAAGAAGGCttctttaaagttttaataaatagccacttaagagaaaataaaaataaatttcgcGAATTTTTTCGTCTAAATTATGatcagtttaattttatattagcatTAGTAAAAGACGATATAACATTACCTGCAtcaaacagaataaaaaatccaatttCGTCCGATGAAAAATTAGCTGTTACTTTAAG ATATCTTGCTACTGGGGAATCATTTCGGTCACTTTCTTTTGCGTTCAGAATTTCACATAGTTACATTAGCATTATCGTAAAAGATACACTTTCAACGTTAAAAAAACACCTTATGCCCATTTTTCTACCAGATTTATCAACTAtcgacttaaataaaaaagcatcAGAGTTTTGCACTAAATGGAATTTTCCAAACTGCGTTTTAGCGATAGATGGAAAACACGTTCGAATTAGATGTCCAGAAAAAACAGGATcgctgttttttaattataaagattaCTTCTCTATTGTAATGTTAGCAATGGTCGAtgccaattataaatttattgctgTTGATGTTGGTTCATTTGGCAGAGAAGGAGACAGtggcatatttttaaaatctaatatggGTCAACAAATACTAGACGGATCATTTGGTTTTCCTGAAAGAAAACAATTACCTGGatctgataaaatattacctcaCGTTATAGTTGGAGATGAAGCTTTTAGACTACACCCTAATATTATGAAACCATATACTCGACAATCTGCCAGACACGACAAATCAAAagcagtttttaattatagattgAGTCGTGCTAGGAGGGTGACAGAAAACGCATTTGGATTGTTAAGCCAGATATTCCGTGTATTCTATCAGCCCATTAATATTGATCCAATGACGTGTGATGATCTTATTTTAGTTACTTGTTGCTTACATAATTTACTACGAGAAGCATATTTAGAAGAGAATGGACAACCATTTTTTGAGGAGCGTAAGTCAAGTACAACATTCCAAATAAACAACCTATTACCAATAACAAGAGGCGGTGGTTTTACAAATGCAGAAGGGTTTTTAGTTCGAGATTATTTTAaggatttttttaacaacgaAGGATCTGTCTCATGGCAGGaagacaaataa